Proteins from a genomic interval of Oreochromis aureus strain Israel breed Guangdong linkage group 6, ZZ_aureus, whole genome shotgun sequence:
- the ier2b gene encoding immediate early response 2b, whose product MSATTAMEVNIEARRILAVSISKLYASRTQRGGLRLHRSLLLSLVMRSARDIYHSSRESEGPNGAQSAPEEPMDTSSSPGEQTRLPEPQPEPQPVLNSTETAPEEPDNTEDGCDSEIIEDKENLSPAKQSRKRRGKASAAPDFLPSKRARLEPGEERYEVPLGSCRAGESLTTLSLNRVIPAF is encoded by the coding sequence ATGAGTGCCACAACAGCAATGGAAGTGAACATCGAAGCCAGGCGGATCCTGGCCGTGTCTATAAGCAAGCTGTACGCCTCCAGGACCCAGAGAGGAGGACTGAGACTTCACCGGAGCCTCCTACTCTCCCTGGTCATGAGGTCTGCCCGGGACATCTATCACTCTTCGCGGGAGAGCGAGGGCCCGAACGGGGCGCAGTCAGCTCCGGAGGAGCCGATGGACACCAGCTCCAGCCCAGGGGAACAAACCCGGCTACCAGAGCCTCAGCCAGAACCCCAGCCGGTACTTAACTCAACCGAAACGGCCCCAGAGGAGCCGGACAATACGGAGGACGGGTGTGATAGCGAAATCATAGAGGACAAAGAAAACTTAAGCCCTGCCAAGCAGTCCAGGAAACGCCGAGGGAAGGCGTCGGCGGCGCCTGACTTCCTCCCAAGTAAGAGGGCGAGGCTGGAGCCCGGGGAAGAGAGGTATGAGGTCCCACTCGGCAGCTGTCGCGCCGGGGAGTCCCTGACCACTTTGTCTCTAAATCGGGTTATACCTGCCTTCTGA
- the LOC116326123 gene encoding syntaxin-10 translates to MSIEDPFFVVKGEVQKALSRARGLFDRWEELLQEGTQVSRDELDWSANELRNCLRAIDWDLEDLSETISIVESNPGKFRLGDNELQERKDFVERTRKSVQEMKDQLSSPSAVAQAEKKNRQALLTSSGQDRSTGLEAHLVSANSRYIQEQQEQQQLIMQEQDEQLELVSGSIRVLKDMSGRIGDELDEQAVMLGDFGDEMDQTSSRMDSVLKKLEKVSHMTSSRRQWCAIGVLVAILIVVLILFFAL, encoded by the exons ATGTCGATAGAAGATCCATTTTTCGTTGTGAAGGg gGAGGTGCAGAAGGCCCTGTCTCGAGCTCGGGGCCTGTTTGATAGATGGGAGGAGCTGTTGCAGGAGGGGACACAG GTGAGTCGAGATGAACTAGACTGGAGTGCCAACGAACTGAGAAACTGTCTGAGGGCCATAGACTGGGACCTAGAGGACCTCAGTGAAACCATCA GCATCGTGGAGTCAAATCCAGGGAAGTTCAGACTGGGTGATAATGAACTTCAGGAGAGGAAAGATTTTGTGGAACGAACCAGGAAGTCTGTCCAG gagatGAAGGATCAGTTGTCCAGCCCTTCTGCTGTGGCTCAGGCAGAGAAGAAGAACAGACAG GCTTTGCTGACTTCATCGGGCCAGGACAGGTCAACAGGACTGGAGGCTCATCTGGTGTCTGCAAACTCCAGATACATCCAGGAGCAGCAGGAGCAACAGCAG ttgatCATGCAGGAGCAGGATGAGCAGCTGGAGTTGGTGTCGGGCAGTATCAGAGTCCTCAAAGACATGTCTGGACGGATCGGAGACGAGCTCGATGAGCAGGCCGT GATGTTGGGGGATTTTGGAGACGAGATGGACCAGACATCGTCCCGCATGGACTCTGTGCTGAAGAAGCTGGAGAAAGTGTCTCACATGACCAGCA GTCGGAGACAGTGGTGTGCCATCGGTGTCCTGGTCGCCATCCTGATCGTGGTCCTCATCCTCTTCTTCGCACTCTGA